The proteins below come from a single bacterium genomic window:
- a CDS encoding DNA adenine methylase → MQLFATDLDRLAFLLETDASRHLEILLAQAAELVTEELPSDERPKYVTNYIGSKQKLVDWIWKHTPEDIGSVLDAFSGSAVVAYMYKTKGLRVVANDRLHYSYHAARAIIENNSVRIDQEELDALLANNSKAGTFVRDNFKGLFFADGVHAIVDNIRANIDALSGYKKDIALFALGKACVGGKGGFGHFSSSTDYGKRQDTPDEFKERFSNNVARINALIFDNGKECKASCKDINDAVKDAKVDLAYFDPPYATEFSTTNYEKAYHFTEGLMTYWDGLTIVDDSKTKHYETDHKTVTKANAGEFFSTFLANAKHIPNWLISYRDHAYPNEAEMKDIISANGMESRISSQQHHYNISSRHSENSEAIERLFVCSRSGKLKQSAGFCPACSQMQAQAIWDETENEIRYRVRDPKQFEPESFRRKALDGVDGVSIVIGRLKDEFIPEAHDPKSTVLQAYRFAKKSEQNPDGWTMDKAKEWIKDHEQPVSEAEVRIEENMQALADATLADEVDLLSCQAGEDPVRVTGFMGNKFMMLGWIERQVPKEAKTLLDAFSGGANVAYHFKRKGMQVIANDLLLYPYHIARAVVENSHETLTDEDIERILSSNASAGTFIVDNFHGYYYTKKVLAWLDQVWANIQKLPGYKKDLALAVLGNTVKAKSMFGQFHRSKLNLKSELDYDSEMEADAGIKENQLVNIPVASMVESFKRYANQLNKLVFDNGQECKAFHGDAVEAVRKFGADVLYLDPPYITQFSNNDYEYSLHFVEGLMNRWADKTLLNDNRRSYQSRTHYDRDSIRSLIESLATEARGKYGTVIMSYRDKAFPTEKEIRDIFSERLGNVSVRGMDVEYGIVLGKDTEGKTGRELLFISSKSSGAPNTAAALLPANCHTSIPVEVCIAGSEQLSADAIDINPNAGDPQFGFIMCRVGTNKNGDHFTPEELSTRCTTAINKKIDLKHSQDLTDIVGGIIASEFVEDETGGRIECVGELYVADTPTAALAYKLMKKGIISQVSMECDYEAGECSVCGKMMTNKNDYCIHLRKYKGAEYQGKPVFEILHGVTFTGLGLLDRKGADENARITQVASQEATHTSSGGSPLEDDKKTIDEQHEDAAKKGAPGGAAPVDDKARIKELEDENKQLKQQVLDLQQQVQELEAASKAAANKTRAQNLIAKLEKSGIMFASNEEREKELGRLAELSDDAFAATEAAFDKAIQAKPECPEKGSETKGGDDQGKSKASSKESGALRSDAGVRPLDVDDTKTSLEDKLKSGFMAAYHDRIGLAKDQNTK, encoded by the coding sequence ATGCAGCTTTTCGCCACGGACCTTGATCGGCTGGCATTTCTACTTGAGACGGATGCTTCGCGCCACCTTGAGATTCTTCTCGCACAGGCAGCGGAGCTTGTCACGGAGGAATTGCCGTCGGACGAGCGGCCGAAGTACGTAACTAATTACATAGGTTCAAAGCAGAAGCTTGTCGACTGGATATGGAAGCATACACCGGAAGACATTGGCTCAGTCCTCGACGCATTTTCCGGTTCGGCGGTCGTGGCGTATATGTATAAGACCAAGGGGCTGCGCGTTGTTGCAAATGACCGGCTTCACTACAGCTACCACGCCGCTCGGGCTATCATTGAAAACAACTCCGTTAGGATCGATCAGGAAGAGCTTGATGCGCTTCTTGCGAACAATTCCAAGGCTGGCACGTTCGTTCGTGACAACTTCAAGGGGTTGTTTTTCGCTGATGGTGTCCACGCCATCGTCGACAACATTCGAGCGAATATCGATGCGCTTTCAGGCTATAAGAAGGACATCGCATTATTTGCTCTGGGAAAGGCTTGTGTCGGTGGCAAGGGCGGTTTCGGGCACTTTTCCTCATCTACGGATTATGGCAAACGCCAGGACACGCCCGATGAGTTCAAGGAACGCTTTTCAAATAATGTTGCGCGTATCAACGCACTCATCTTCGATAATGGCAAAGAGTGCAAGGCATCCTGCAAGGATATCAATGATGCCGTGAAGGATGCCAAAGTAGACCTTGCCTATTTCGATCCTCCCTACGCCACAGAATTTTCTACGACTAATTATGAGAAGGCATATCACTTTACCGAAGGACTTATGACCTACTGGGACGGCCTTACAATAGTCGACGACTCCAAAACAAAGCACTACGAGACGGACCATAAGACGGTAACAAAAGCTAACGCCGGCGAATTCTTCTCGACGTTTCTTGCGAATGCGAAGCATATTCCGAACTGGCTCATATCATATCGCGACCATGCGTATCCGAATGAAGCCGAGATGAAAGACATCATCTCAGCAAATGGAATGGAAAGCCGGATCAGTTCACAGCAGCACCACTACAATATCTCTTCCCGACATTCCGAGAACTCGGAGGCTATTGAGCGGCTGTTCGTGTGTTCCCGGTCGGGTAAGTTGAAGCAATCGGCAGGGTTTTGCCCGGCATGTTCTCAGATGCAGGCACAGGCGATATGGGACGAGACTGAAAACGAGATCCGATATCGTGTTCGCGATCCTAAGCAGTTCGAACCGGAGAGCTTCAGGCGTAAGGCTCTCGACGGCGTTGATGGTGTCTCCATTGTTATCGGCAGACTGAAAGATGAGTTCATTCCCGAAGCTCATGATCCGAAGTCAACGGTCCTGCAGGCATATCGATTTGCCAAAAAATCTGAACAGAATCCTGATGGCTGGACTATGGACAAGGCCAAGGAGTGGATAAAGGACCACGAACAACCGGTGTCAGAGGCCGAGGTCCGGATCGAAGAAAACATGCAGGCTCTGGCAGATGCAACACTTGCTGATGAGGTGGACCTGCTTTCATGCCAGGCTGGTGAAGATCCGGTTCGAGTCACGGGCTTCATGGGCAACAAGTTCATGATGCTCGGCTGGATAGAGCGGCAGGTGCCGAAGGAGGCAAAGACCCTCCTCGATGCATTCTCCGGCGGCGCGAATGTTGCATACCACTTCAAGCGCAAGGGCATGCAGGTCATCGCGAACGACCTGCTGCTCTATCCATACCATATCGCCCGGGCTGTGGTCGAGAACTCACACGAGACATTGACCGATGAAGATATCGAGAGAATTCTTTCGTCCAATGCATCCGCAGGGACATTCATAGTCGACAACTTCCACGGCTACTACTACACCAAGAAAGTGCTCGCGTGGCTGGATCAGGTATGGGCGAATATCCAGAAACTGCCCGGCTACAAAAAAGACCTCGCGCTTGCTGTGCTCGGAAATACCGTGAAAGCCAAATCCATGTTCGGGCAGTTCCACCGCTCGAAGCTCAATCTCAAATCAGAATTGGACTATGACTCCGAGATGGAGGCTGATGCAGGCATCAAAGAAAACCAGCTCGTCAACATCCCAGTAGCAAGCATGGTCGAAAGCTTCAAACGTTACGCGAACCAACTCAATAAGCTCGTCTTCGATAACGGTCAAGAGTGCAAGGCATTTCACGGCGATGCTGTCGAGGCTGTGCGCAAATTCGGCGCGGATGTGCTGTACCTAGACCCACCTTACATCACCCAGTTCTCGAACAACGACTACGAGTATTCACTGCACTTTGTCGAGGGTCTCATGAACCGCTGGGCGGACAAAACCCTCCTCAACGACAATCGCAGAAGCTATCAGTCGCGGACGCACTACGACCGTGACAGCATCCGCTCGCTCATCGAGAGCCTTGCGACCGAAGCCCGCGGGAAGTATGGAACGGTCATCATGTCTTACCGCGACAAGGCATTCCCCACGGAAAAGGAGATCCGCGATATCTTCTCCGAGCGGCTCGGCAATGTTAGTGTCCGTGGAATGGATGTCGAATATGGCATTGTCCTCGGCAAAGATACCGAAGGCAAAACCGGCCGCGAACTGCTGTTTATCTCCTCAAAGTCCAGCGGCGCTCCCAATACTGCGGCTGCGCTACTGCCGGCAAACTGCCACACATCCATACCAGTCGAAGTGTGTATTGCAGGCTCTGAACAGCTTTCGGCGGATGCCATAGACATCAATCCCAACGCCGGCGACCCGCAGTTCGGCTTCATTATGTGCCGGGTTGGAACGAACAAAAACGGCGATCACTTCACGCCCGAAGAGCTTTCGACACGCTGCACAACGGCAATCAACAAGAAGATCGACCTCAAACATTCTCAGGACCTCACCGACATCGTCGGCGGGATCATCGCATCCGAGTTCGTTGAAGATGAAACAGGCGGCAGAATCGAATGTGTTGGCGAACTCTATGTGGCTGACACGCCGACTGCAGCGCTTGCCTACAAGCTTATGAAGAAAGGCATCATCAGTCAGGTCTCGATGGAGTGTGACTATGAGGCCGGTGAATGCTCCGTCTGCGGCAAGATGATGACAAACAAGAACGACTATTGTATCCATCTTCGCAAGTACAAAGGCGCGGAGTATCAGGGCAAGCCGGTCTTTGAAATTTTGCATGGCGTTACGTTCACTGGCCTCGGTCTACTCGACCGAAAAGGCGCTGACGAAAACGCCCGGATAACACAAGTCGCCTCGCAGGAGGCAACCCATACAAGTTCAGGAGGCAGTCCATTGGAAGACGACAAGAAAACGATTGACGAGCAGCACGAGGATGCTGCAAAGAAAGGCGCTCCGGGTGGTGCTGCGCCAGTAGACGACAAGGCCCGCATCAAGGAGCTTGAGGACGAGAACAAGCAGCTCAAGCAGCAGGTGTTGGACCTTCAACAGCAGGTTCAGGAACTTGAAGCGGCAAGTAAGGCCGCTGCGAACAAAACTCGCGCACAGAATCTCATTGCCAAACTTGAAAAGTCGGGCATTATGTTTGCATCCAATGAGGAGCGCGAAAAGGAGCTGGGGCGACTTGCGGAACTTTCCGATGATGCTTTCGCTGCGACTGAGGCTGCCTTCGACAAGGCGATTCAGGCCAAGCCAGAATGCCCCGAAAAAGGCAGTGAGACAAAAGGCGGCGATGATCAGGGCAAGTCGAAAGCTAGCTCGAAAGAGAGCGGCGCACTTCGTTCCGATGCGGGTGTGCGGCCGCTGGATGTAGATGATACCAAAACAAGCCTTGAAGATAAGCTCAAGTCAGGTTTTATGGCGGCATACCATGACCGCATAGGGCTTGCTAAAGATCAGAACACAAAGTAG
- a CDS encoding minor capsid protein → MHASMCAIADTTSQAQAIREATQKSLLARDLYSEQVAHELTLSLQTAQEQVSRALLAYKSLGSLPDNKLAAVKGLEKLDAEIGDVMKTLKKEQTLMFRKSSRASFHSGVYHGIGEFAAAQMPFYRDLTSDGIDKLTTSVFTLIDTDALDFMANYNLVLAGDVHRELSDGIKRTILSGIATGKGADDIVRDLGTVVEDKESFRNAGSKVFSKAQYRMEMIARTEVLRAHNQGRIKFHKEVGIQKLEWMAMEDERMCPVCGSLDGKVFDTDHFPNQPAHPNCRCTNVVAWPLVICGGYLGATAAPGQNACILPPQAIELQAKQKIEEEKQLKGAFESGDIGDLSTLTVKQLQTLAKQNGIAVARTKSDFIKLLDGVEPGVNHGDLSGAALQAKIKQYNIAALRSKDELATLLAEKQAVIKQVKALEEAAKNAAPQTDLSGLTMVQLKDIAKQHGVSLNLTKSEVIDMLDGLEPGVNHSGIAGKALIAAKQKHGIPPLKNKEQLVKALEKSAGQQMAEQAKQQALDAAKQEALKKAEQALKDTVSQVVMPSSPTQYQSFLDSVKAADAELAKELGLPASVLEQHAKEIVLKKLTFAQQVSAIKSGELKDLAKQTKVKHWQWASKDELVTLFTETDTPKVSAAQAGIEAKHAKWAEKHLGKSGKAAQPKAVPTPEPQVAPQPVTVATPNTFTKKTSEFDAVDAAWTEKGKPEKFKYVGKAKVGGAHEKEFWLDENSDKWLFKPVGESTDDFIAHGEEAAYKIGRLIDPDAMEVRTIQLNGRTGSIQMWRGKLAAKSDFSSFDITELSADDIAQVQREHVIDWLISNHDGHAKQFLRTKDGKVYGIDKAQLFKFLGSDKLSIDYHPNGACGESEPFYNTLFRAVKQGKVTVDPSVTLRCIREVEKISDDDYLTLICPYVEGRFAGDELKKKAFYDLALARKHNMRSDFESFYSDILGKKGYKFEDIAEAQTVVRIGKAEEQIIEEARILGWQGKSLPIDEFDIEDQTALVFTETVKGKTRTVVKMKLRPESEAKILPALRKSNRQVSVVKVGEPLAEDEFADDILLAVKTINYHSQDGNYNKSKVDKLNKHLPALKKLAKSDDPDVREMATAYVDWIERIQEAVRERKPVAGKFETYLRKSLPKKGESKDIDFTVRKTKVLMEKRTLAKGELSIDKESVGNSSMFRGRSMNDGEQYEVDFGDGVRAVYRPWSEKNHYAQRGELEIIVDERPDAKSLDRALDNIEKLGLKTNIADAEDAEIMYLTKQAYVTKADREPDYARMISGLDGRNATKTERVQAMRGFWEQRLGVSDITKMPGYDPVGEYQLGFKDAKIAGGYRHQYRFDISDADIEKQMKGYSLYHRLTNGESIGEFLDTVLENNGAMISTVEKLRAGVMPGGMSPESDMNSGGASYVFTRIKKSPSAYSTDVGFYFKKRLLRRMDAVSYNHDAFGKVKDDYVSSNRGSDSATWKNFSRNSSNETIFKYSITLLDNLENIVVHGQGERKSVLDVFKKHGISTMPDGRKIEELVIDI, encoded by the coding sequence ATGCACGCATCAATGTGCGCTATCGCCGATACCACCTCTCAAGCTCAGGCGATCCGAGAGGCAACGCAGAAGAGCCTTCTTGCCCGTGACCTCTACTCCGAGCAGGTTGCGCATGAACTCACGCTGTCCCTTCAGACCGCGCAGGAACAGGTAAGCAGAGCGCTCCTGGCCTATAAAAGCCTCGGCTCATTACCCGATAACAAGCTCGCCGCAGTAAAGGGCTTGGAGAAGCTGGATGCAGAGATAGGCGACGTGATGAAGACGCTCAAGAAAGAGCAAACTCTTATGTTCCGCAAGTCTTCCCGCGCATCGTTTCACTCCGGCGTATATCACGGCATCGGAGAGTTCGCGGCTGCTCAGATGCCGTTTTACCGTGACCTTACGTCGGACGGAATTGACAAGCTCACCACATCCGTCTTCACCCTTATCGACACTGATGCCCTCGATTTCATGGCCAACTACAACCTCGTACTTGCCGGCGATGTGCATCGGGAGCTTTCAGACGGTATCAAGCGTACGATCCTTTCCGGTATTGCCACGGGCAAAGGTGCTGACGATATTGTCCGTGATCTCGGCACAGTCGTTGAGGACAAGGAATCGTTTCGCAATGCCGGAAGCAAGGTGTTCTCCAAGGCGCAGTATCGGATGGAGATGATTGCCCGCACCGAAGTCCTGCGCGCTCACAACCAGGGTCGCATCAAGTTTCACAAAGAGGTCGGTATACAGAAGCTCGAGTGGATGGCGATGGAAGACGAGCGCATGTGCCCGGTCTGCGGCAGTCTCGATGGCAAAGTATTCGATACGGACCACTTTCCCAATCAGCCAGCGCATCCCAACTGCCGGTGCACGAATGTCGTTGCCTGGCCGCTGGTTATCTGTGGAGGATATCTTGGCGCGACTGCCGCACCTGGTCAGAATGCATGTATTCTCCCTCCGCAGGCAATAGAACTTCAGGCAAAACAGAAGATTGAAGAAGAAAAGCAGCTCAAGGGCGCATTCGAGTCCGGCGACATTGGCGACCTTTCTACACTCACCGTAAAGCAGCTTCAGACGCTGGCGAAACAGAACGGCATAGCCGTCGCCCGCACCAAGTCTGATTTTATCAAGCTGCTGGATGGTGTCGAGCCGGGAGTTAATCACGGTGATCTTTCCGGCGCTGCGCTCCAGGCGAAGATCAAGCAATACAACATCGCGGCGCTACGGAGTAAAGACGAGTTGGCGACACTGCTGGCCGAAAAGCAGGCGGTGATCAAGCAAGTCAAAGCTCTGGAGGAGGCCGCAAAGAACGCTGCGCCTCAGACCGATCTTTCCGGTCTCACAATGGTCCAACTCAAGGATATAGCCAAGCAGCACGGTGTGTCGCTGAACCTCACCAAGAGCGAAGTCATCGATATGCTGGACGGTCTTGAGCCGGGTGTGAACCACTCCGGTATTGCCGGCAAAGCCCTGATCGCTGCCAAGCAGAAACATGGCATACCGCCCCTGAAGAACAAAGAGCAGCTCGTCAAAGCTCTTGAGAAGTCCGCGGGTCAGCAGATGGCTGAACAGGCCAAGCAGCAGGCTCTGGACGCGGCAAAACAGGAGGCGCTTAAGAAAGCAGAACAGGCTCTCAAGGATACGGTATCGCAAGTGGTGATGCCATCCTCGCCCACGCAATACCAATCATTCCTGGATTCAGTGAAAGCCGCCGATGCGGAACTGGCGAAAGAGTTGGGACTGCCGGCATCGGTTCTCGAACAGCACGCAAAGGAGATCGTGCTAAAGAAGCTTACGTTCGCCCAGCAGGTCTCGGCGATAAAGTCCGGGGAACTAAAGGACCTTGCAAAGCAGACCAAAGTCAAGCACTGGCAGTGGGCGTCGAAAGACGAACTGGTCACCCTGTTCACGGAGACGGACACCCCGAAGGTATCGGCAGCTCAGGCAGGTATCGAGGCGAAGCATGCAAAGTGGGCCGAGAAACACCTGGGTAAGTCCGGCAAGGCAGCGCAGCCGAAGGCAGTCCCTACACCGGAGCCACAGGTCGCCCCACAGCCTGTCACAGTCGCGACACCGAACACATTTACAAAGAAGACTTCCGAGTTTGACGCAGTCGATGCAGCTTGGACTGAGAAAGGCAAGCCCGAGAAGTTCAAGTATGTCGGTAAGGCCAAAGTCGGCGGGGCGCATGAGAAGGAGTTCTGGCTCGATGAGAACAGCGATAAGTGGCTTTTCAAGCCGGTGGGCGAATCAACGGACGATTTCATCGCGCACGGCGAAGAAGCCGCATACAAGATAGGGCGTCTTATAGATCCGGATGCAATGGAAGTCAGAACGATCCAGCTCAATGGTCGAACAGGTTCCATTCAGATGTGGCGCGGTAAGCTGGCGGCAAAGTCCGACTTCTCCAGCTTCGACATTACTGAGCTTTCAGCGGATGATATAGCGCAGGTCCAGCGTGAGCACGTGATCGACTGGCTTATCTCAAACCATGACGGCCATGCAAAGCAGTTCCTGCGGACAAAGGACGGCAAGGTCTACGGTATAGATAAGGCTCAACTCTTCAAGTTTCTTGGCTCGGACAAGCTCTCCATCGACTACCACCCGAACGGAGCCTGCGGGGAGAGTGAGCCGTTCTACAACACTCTGTTTCGTGCGGTAAAGCAGGGAAAAGTGACGGTCGATCCGTCGGTCACTCTGCGCTGCATTCGCGAGGTGGAGAAGATATCTGACGATGATTACCTCACTCTGATCTGTCCGTATGTCGAGGGCCGATTCGCTGGCGACGAACTGAAGAAAAAGGCATTCTACGACCTGGCCCTTGCCCGTAAGCACAACATGCGCAGTGATTTCGAGTCATTCTACTCCGATATCCTCGGTAAGAAGGGTTACAAGTTCGAGGATATCGCAGAAGCGCAAACAGTAGTCCGTATCGGTAAAGCCGAGGAGCAGATTATTGAGGAGGCTCGTATTCTCGGCTGGCAGGGCAAATCGCTGCCAATAGACGAATTCGATATTGAAGATCAGACCGCCCTCGTTTTCACGGAGACAGTAAAAGGCAAGACCCGCACTGTTGTAAAGATGAAGCTTCGGCCCGAATCTGAAGCCAAGATCCTACCCGCACTCAGGAAATCCAATCGTCAGGTAAGCGTCGTCAAAGTCGGTGAGCCGCTTGCTGAGGACGAGTTCGCTGATGATATCCTTCTTGCAGTGAAGACCATAAACTATCATTCGCAGGATGGCAACTATAACAAGTCCAAAGTAGATAAACTGAACAAGCATCTTCCTGCGCTGAAGAAACTTGCCAAATCCGACGATCCGGATGTGCGCGAGATGGCGACAGCCTACGTCGACTGGATAGAGAGGATACAGGAAGCTGTCAGGGAAAGAAAACCCGTTGCCGGGAAGTTCGAGACATATCTTCGGAAAAGCCTGCCCAAAAAAGGTGAGAGTAAGGATATCGATTTTACAGTCCGCAAGACCAAGGTGCTTATGGAAAAGCGGACACTTGCAAAAGGTGAGCTTTCCATCGACAAAGAGTCTGTCGGTAACAGTTCGATGTTTCGAGGCAGGTCTATGAATGACGGGGAGCAGTATGAAGTGGATTTCGGTGATGGTGTCAGAGCGGTCTATCGGCCGTGGTCAGAGAAGAACCATTATGCGCAGCGCGGAGAACTCGAGATTATCGTTGACGAGAGGCCGGACGCAAAGAGCCTGGACAGGGCGCTCGACAACATTGAAAAGCTCGGCCTGAAAACAAACATAGCCGACGCCGAAGATGCTGAGATAATGTATCTTACGAAGCAAGCTTATGTTACGAAAGCCGACCGCGAGCCTGATTATGCTCGTATGATCTCCGGTCTTGACGGGCGCAACGCAACGAAGACCGAACGTGTCCAAGCGATGCGCGGTTTCTGGGAGCAGCGTCTCGGTGTCTCCGACATCACCAAAATGCCGGGATATGATCCCGTCGGTGAATATCAGCTCGGTTTCAAAGACGCGAAGATCGCCGGAGGTTACAGGCATCAGTATCGCTTCGATATATCAGATGCCGACATCGAGAAGCAGATGAAAGGCTACAGCTTGTATCATCGTCTCACGAACGGCGAGAGCATAGGCGAGTTTCTTGATACGGTACTTGAGAATAATGGGGCTATGATAAGCACTGTTGAGAAACTCAGAGCGGGTGTCATGCCTGGTGGAATGTCACCCGAGTCCGATATGAACAGTGGCGGCGCAAGCTACGTATTCACCCGCATAAAGAAATCGCCATCTGCATATTCAACAGATGTCGGTTTCTACTTCAAGAAACGGCTCCTCAGGCGGATGGACGCGGTAAGCTACAATCACGACGCATTCGGCAAGGTCAAGGACGACTATGTTTCGAGTAATCGCGGGAGCGACTCAGCAACATGGAAGAACTTCTCGCGCAACTCCAGCAACGAGACCATCTTCAAGTATTCGATTACGCTTTTAGATAACTTGGAAAACATTGTGGTTCACGGTCAGGGCGAAAGGAAAAGCGTTCTTGATGTATTCAAGAAACATGGCATATCAACCATGCCGGATGGACGTAAAATCGAGGAACTGGTAATAGACATATGA
- a CDS encoding phage portal protein, with product MENRSRKSHSRKPRSQAAIPDEHDTQAQGIVITPMATAAMLDSAVFARVNPDDCAIPKTWEERAKKAWEYYVEEPLVKNCINSWRTFAVGDEIRITSDDDTVKDEANDLANRLGVSEFVKDMILQLLVKGDAVGFKRYTKDGKDFEEVTCVNPVSIKVKYAQGQLVEVQQFPEDSPTAGDGLALPVEQTLHLKWDAPAFSPRGNSLVLPAFQSIELLRDYRRAEQAIAKRWATPFRLIKVGGAFGQKMVMPDQKMLEQTRDMVNKMDMKSGLVVPFYVTVETHGTEGQVLNTEDKVKDVKEDIVVALGLSRSLVAGDGPNFATASVSMQKMLIMIREIKHAARTILDWIYNDWLEIAGHQGMSVQFVFNDLDPTDAVDFKKLLIELYDRKLISRSSLQLKMDLDPDTETANRQHEDKSVDLLDEKQVKPIVDMVVAGIMSIETAQQMLGLDPTKNRPDVQSQAALYSSAGVGEMCDLCAYFGEEHNRCGVTQAETTFDSPACRFFGRKTG from the coding sequence GTGGAAAACCGCAGTCGAAAATCACACTCAAGAAAACCCCGGAGCCAGGCAGCCATACCCGACGAACACGACACGCAGGCACAAGGCATAGTCATCACTCCTATGGCGACAGCGGCCATGCTGGATTCGGCTGTGTTCGCCCGCGTCAATCCCGATGATTGTGCGATTCCAAAGACCTGGGAAGAGCGTGCTAAGAAAGCCTGGGAGTACTATGTCGAAGAACCGCTCGTTAAAAACTGCATCAACTCCTGGCGGACGTTCGCTGTAGGAGATGAGATAAGGATCACGAGCGACGATGATACAGTCAAGGACGAAGCAAACGATCTGGCCAATAGGCTCGGCGTCTCCGAGTTCGTAAAGGATATGATCCTGCAACTCCTTGTGAAGGGCGATGCGGTCGGGTTCAAGCGATACACCAAAGACGGCAAGGACTTTGAGGAAGTCACTTGTGTAAACCCGGTATCCATAAAGGTGAAATATGCTCAGGGACAGCTTGTAGAGGTTCAACAGTTTCCTGAAGACAGCCCGACCGCTGGTGACGGATTGGCGCTACCCGTCGAGCAGACGCTGCACCTCAAATGGGACGCTCCGGCATTCTCTCCGCGCGGCAATTCGCTTGTGCTTCCGGCTTTCCAGTCCATCGAACTGCTTAGAGACTACCGCAGAGCCGAGCAGGCCATCGCTAAACGTTGGGCCACGCCGTTCAGACTGATTAAGGTCGGTGGTGCGTTCGGCCAGAAAATGGTGATGCCCGACCAGAAGATGCTCGAACAGACCCGCGACATGGTCAACAAGATGGACATGAAGAGCGGCCTGGTCGTGCCGTTCTATGTGACGGTCGAGACCCACGGCACGGAGGGACAGGTTCTTAACACTGAGGACAAAGTCAAGGATGTAAAGGAAGACATAGTCGTCGCGCTGGGGCTTTCGCGGTCTCTGGTTGCCGGCGACGGTCCTAACTTTGCTACAGCGTCGGTCTCCATGCAAAAGATGCTCATCATGATCCGGGAGATAAAGCATGCTGCGCGTACCATCCTCGACTGGATATACAACGACTGGCTTGAGATAGCCGGGCACCAAGGAATGAGCGTCCAGTTCGTCTTCAACGACCTCGATCCCACGGACGCTGTCGATTTCAAGAAGCTCCTCATCGAGCTATACGACCGCAAGCTCATAAGTCGGTCGTCTCTGCAGCTCAAAATGGACCTCGATCCGGATACTGAAACGGCCAACCGGCAGCACGAGGACAAGTCGGTCGATCTCCTCGACGAAAAGCAGGTCAAGCCCATTGTGGATATGGTTGTGGCTGGAATAATGAGCATCGAGACGGCGCAGCAGATGCTTGGCCTCGATCCGACAAAGAATCGACCGGACGTGCAATCGCAGGCAGCCCTATACTCCAGCGCCGGTGTCGGCGAGATGTGCGACTTATGTGCCTACTTCGGCGAGGAGCACAACCGCTGTGGAGTCACACAGGCCGAGACAACCTTCGATTCCCCGGCATGCCGTTTCTTCGGTCGCAAGACAGGTTGA
- a CDS encoding helix-turn-helix transcriptional regulator: MKDQAEYQRLLGQVITTRREKLGYSREKFARILGKGTDYITSVEDGNYSYLNLSDMILIATALQLPLSTLLALVESN, encoded by the coding sequence ATGAAAGACCAGGCAGAATACCAAAGGCTGCTGGGCCAGGTAATCACAACAAGACGAGAGAAGCTCGGTTATAGCCGCGAGAAGTTTGCTAGAATCCTTGGGAAAGGAACGGACTACATCACTTCCGTGGAAGACGGCAATTACAGCTACCTGAACCTTTCGGATATGATACTCATAGCCACAGCACTGCAGCTTCCACTTTCGACTCTCCTCGCACTCGTGGAGTCGAACTGA
- a CDS encoding tyrosine-type recombinase/integrase, with amino-acid sequence MPNPIRLLQPSNSIELAIDSFAVRLRAQDRSELTISAYMRDLHCFARALPDTSISNITPAMIDAALTDPIVACLENGSQKSPATMYRLKASLRAFFAWATDTGLVNSNPARSIKSKRLSRKPPKFLTEHEKRRLLKEAHDRTNPLARRDSVILELFLGTGIRIAELVSLNIDDVDLEGKHIYITGKGGIPQTKFLKSSLRTLLRDYLKERRRLTSSEITALFISSRGTRICCRQIAQRLAYWLGKAGIQKNVTPHGLRHTFATHLYAATSDLELVKRALDHLCVSSTEIYTHLVDNALEDAIERL; translated from the coding sequence GTGCCGAACCCGATCCGGCTGCTGCAACCGAGTAACAGCATCGAACTGGCGATAGACAGCTTCGCGGTAAGGCTCCGGGCGCAGGATCGCTCGGAGCTTACTATCTCCGCTTACATGCGCGACCTGCACTGCTTTGCTCGCGCGCTGCCGGATACCAGCATCAGTAATATCACACCAGCAATGATAGATGCTGCACTTACCGATCCTATCGTAGCCTGCTTGGAGAATGGCTCGCAAAAGTCACCAGCGACGATGTATCGTTTGAAAGCCTCTCTTCGTGCATTCTTCGCCTGGGCAACTGACACTGGTTTGGTAAACTCAAATCCGGCCAGGTCGATTAAATCCAAGCGGCTCTCTCGCAAGCCCCCAAAGTTTCTCACTGAACACGAGAAGCGCAGGCTCCTCAAGGAAGCCCATGATCGGACGAACCCACTTGCCAGGCGCGACAGTGTCATTCTTGAGCTTTTCCTCGGCACTGGCATTCGCATCGCAGAACTTGTGAGTCTCAACATCGACGATGTCGACCTCGAAGGCAAACATATCTATATAACGGGCAAAGGCGGCATTCCACAGACCAAGTTTCTGAAATCATCCCTACGTACGCTTCTGCGAGACTACCTCAAAGAGCGCCGCCGATTGACCAGTTCCGAAATCACCGCGCTGTTCATTTCCTCTCGCGGAACAAGGATATGCTGCAGACAGATTGCCCAGCGCCTTGCCTACTGGCTCGGCAAGGCCGGAATCCAGAAGAACGTCACACCGCATGGTCTACGGCACACGTTCGCTACGCATCTCTATGCCGCCACCTCCGATCTGGAACTTGTAAAACGTGCCCTCGATCACCTCTGCGTCTCCAGCACCGAAATCTACACGCATCTTGTGGACAACGCACTCGAAGATGCGATAGAGCGACTATGA